In the genome of Leeuwenhoekiella sp. MAR_2009_132, one region contains:
- a CDS encoding App1 family protein → MLKDALQKLNLHKKDPLQIHGYQSYGTNEHIYLLGRALEDEGVNLDKTGFVNAFKNAYKQFKSDELPKARLKIRLPDDRILYAVTDNEGYFKIDEKIANLKSLTNDEGWLQLELSYDDENQKRLVNNDNRFAAQMLIPSDKVEYGVISDIDDTMLKTGVTSLLKWRVILNTIFRGVGKRSPFNGAADFYKKLHLGKSGEASNPMFYVSNSPWNLYHYLEAFIKHNNFPKGAILLRDLRTPFDRTPKPEKPHKQHEIRNILKTYPDLQFVLIGDSGEHDADIYIEIAEEYPDRIKAIYLRSVNHEKRAFRVRGLLEKFEITPALLVKDSSTAEEHARDLGLII, encoded by the coding sequence ATGTTGAAAGATGCTTTACAAAAATTAAACTTACACAAAAAAGATCCGCTCCAGATTCATGGATATCAAAGCTATGGCACTAATGAGCATATCTATTTATTAGGCAGAGCGCTAGAGGATGAAGGCGTTAACCTCGATAAAACTGGTTTTGTTAATGCTTTTAAAAATGCGTACAAGCAATTTAAAAGTGACGAGTTGCCTAAAGCAAGATTAAAAATAAGACTGCCAGATGATCGTATTCTTTATGCTGTAACAGACAATGAAGGCTATTTTAAAATAGATGAAAAAATAGCTAATTTAAAAAGTTTAACAAATGATGAAGGCTGGTTACAACTAGAGTTAAGTTACGATGATGAAAATCAAAAGCGCCTGGTTAACAATGATAACAGATTTGCGGCCCAGATGCTTATACCATCAGATAAGGTAGAGTATGGTGTTATTAGTGATATAGACGATACCATGCTTAAAACAGGTGTCACTTCGTTATTAAAATGGAGGGTTATTTTGAATACTATTTTTAGAGGAGTGGGCAAGCGGTCGCCTTTCAACGGTGCGGCAGACTTTTATAAAAAATTACATTTAGGCAAATCTGGCGAGGCATCTAATCCTATGTTTTATGTGAGTAACAGTCCGTGGAATTTATATCATTATCTTGAGGCTTTTATTAAGCATAACAATTTTCCAAAAGGGGCTATATTACTTCGGGATTTACGAACTCCTTTTGACAGAACTCCTAAGCCTGAAAAGCCACATAAACAACACGAAATTAGAAATATTTTAAAAACTTACCCAGATCTTCAATTTGTTCTAATAGGTGATAGTGGTGAACACGATGCAGATATTTATATTGAAATCGCAGAAGAATATCCAGACCGTATAAAAGCAATTTATTTACGAAGTGTGAATCACGAAAAACGTGCTTTTAGAGTTCGTGGTCTTTTAGAGAAATTTGAAATAACACCTGCACTTTTAGTAAAAGATAGTAGCACGGCAGAAGAGCATGCGCGTGATTTGGGTTTAATTATATAA
- a CDS encoding arabinogalactan endo-beta-1,4-galactanase has translation MNYLNGLLLLVLLVSSCDKPNPDRFIAQPEAPILGADLSYVNEIEDSDAYFTWAGDTIDPYAYFAEKGANIIRLRLWHNPEHSPYSNFEDVKRSIRRAHEAGVAVLLDFHYSDFWVDPQKQERPKAWDAILDDRIMADSVYNYTFKTLSKLAEENLQPQWVQIGNETNIEILQPRDAVGNDTINWERNALLLNSGIKAARDFSDVFTQPVKIVLHIAQPENALNWFRKAEENKVSDFDIIGLSYYSKWSTYPLNELADAIDSLKTTFNKEVIIVETAYPHTLQNADHAGNILGEDALIPNYPATPEGQKNYMIKLTSEVLKAGGLGVIYWEPAWVTSTSKTLWGTGSHWDNATFFDASNSNEALPAFDFYDTKNYKDLYN, from the coding sequence TTGAATTACCTCAATGGCTTATTGCTCTTAGTACTGCTTGTTTCAAGTTGTGACAAACCTAATCCCGATAGATTTATAGCACAACCTGAAGCTCCTATTTTAGGTGCAGATTTGTCGTATGTAAATGAGATTGAAGATTCTGATGCCTATTTTACTTGGGCAGGAGATACCATAGATCCATATGCTTATTTTGCAGAAAAAGGCGCTAATATTATACGTTTACGATTATGGCATAATCCAGAACATTCACCCTATTCTAATTTTGAAGATGTAAAAAGGTCTATTAGACGAGCACACGAAGCGGGCGTCGCTGTATTGCTCGATTTTCATTATTCAGATTTTTGGGTTGATCCTCAAAAGCAAGAACGCCCAAAAGCCTGGGATGCTATACTTGACGACCGTATTATGGCTGATAGTGTATACAACTACACCTTTAAAACGCTAAGTAAATTAGCTGAAGAAAACCTGCAACCGCAATGGGTTCAAATAGGTAATGAAACCAATATTGAAATTCTTCAACCCAGAGATGCTGTGGGTAATGATACCATTAACTGGGAACGGAATGCGTTATTATTAAACAGTGGAATTAAAGCTGCTAGGGATTTTTCTGATGTATTTACACAACCGGTTAAAATCGTATTGCATATTGCACAGCCCGAAAATGCTTTAAACTGGTTTCGCAAAGCGGAAGAAAACAAGGTGTCAGATTTTGATATCATAGGCCTTTCCTATTATTCTAAGTGGTCAACTTACCCGCTCAATGAATTAGCGGATGCCATAGATTCTTTAAAAACTACGTTTAACAAAGAAGTAATAATTGTAGAAACTGCATATCCTCATACTTTACAAAATGCAGATCACGCAGGAAACATTTTAGGTGAAGATGCCTTGATACCTAATTATCCCGCAACACCAGAAGGTCAAAAAAATTATATGATTAAGCTTACTAGCGAAGTTTTAAAAGCTGGTGGACTTGGCGTCATTTATTGGGAACCTGCCTGGGTTACCTCAACTTCAAAAACGCTTTGGGGCACAGGATCACACTGGGACAATGCAACGTTTTTTGACGCATCAAATTCAAATGAGGCATTGCCTGCATTTGATTTTTATGATACTAAAAATTATAAAGATTTATATAATTAA
- a CDS encoding deoxynucleoside kinase, with protein sequence MHVAIAGNIGAGKTTLTRLLAKHFNWQAQFEDVVDNPYLDDFYNSMERWSFNLQIYFLNSRFRQLLEIRDSKTDIIQDRTIYEDAFIFAPNLHAMGLLTNRDFNNYRSLFDLMESVVDPPDLLIYLRSSIPNLVAQIHKRGRDYENSISIDYLSRLNERYEAWIHDYKKGNLLIIDVDDINFVDNPEDLGDIINRIDAELNGLF encoded by the coding sequence ATGCACGTAGCCATCGCAGGCAATATAGGCGCCGGAAAAACAACTCTTACACGACTTCTCGCAAAGCATTTTAACTGGCAAGCACAGTTTGAAGACGTAGTTGACAACCCGTATCTCGATGATTTTTACAATTCTATGGAGCGCTGGTCTTTTAATTTACAGATATACTTTTTAAACAGCCGCTTTAGACAACTCTTAGAAATACGAGACAGCAAAACAGACATTATACAGGATCGTACGATATATGAAGATGCTTTCATTTTTGCACCTAACCTGCATGCAATGGGTTTATTGACAAATAGGGATTTTAATAACTATCGATCCTTGTTTGACCTAATGGAAAGTGTTGTTGATCCGCCAGATTTATTAATATACCTACGCAGCAGCATACCTAATCTTGTAGCTCAAATACACAAGCGTGGTCGAGATTACGAGAATTCTATATCAATTGACTATTTAAGCAGATTAAATGAGCGCTACGAGGCGTGGATTCACGATTATAAAAAAGGAAATCTTTTAATCATAGACGTTGACGACATCAACTTTGTTGATAATCCCGAAGATTTAGGAGACATTATAAACCGTATTGATGCCGAATTAAATGGTCTATTTTAG
- a CDS encoding inorganic diphosphatase: MTTEQISTFDVLIEIPKGSRNKYEYDFKLKKIRYDRMIFSSMMYPADYGFIPETLALDGDPLDVLVLVTEPTFPGCVMEVKPIGVFHMTDEKGPDEKIICVPVSDPIASSTTDLSELNPHLIKEIEHFFQVYKDLEKKKVDVGGFGDVNEAKEIIVQCIQRFADSDVPKEEVSID; the protein is encoded by the coding sequence ATGACAACAGAGCAAATTTCAACATTTGACGTTCTTATCGAAATTCCAAAGGGTAGTCGTAATAAGTATGAATATGATTTTAAGCTGAAAAAAATACGTTACGACCGTATGATTTTTTCATCTATGATGTACCCTGCAGATTATGGTTTCATTCCTGAAACTTTAGCTTTAGATGGAGATCCTTTAGATGTTTTAGTGTTAGTTACAGAGCCTACTTTTCCGGGTTGCGTTATGGAAGTTAAGCCAATTGGTGTTTTCCATATGACCGATGAAAAAGGTCCTGATGAAAAAATTATTTGTGTTCCTGTGAGTGATCCTATCGCTAGCAGCACTACAGATTTGAGTGAATTAAACCCTCACCTTATAAAAGAAATCGAACATTTCTTTCAGGTTTACAAAGACTTAGAAAAGAAAAAAGTTGATGTTGGCGGTTTTGGAGATGTAAATGAAGCTAAAGAAATAATTGTACAATGTATTCAGCGCTTCGCAGACAGTGATGTTCCTAAAGAAGAAGTAAGCATAGATTAA
- a CDS encoding GLPGLI family protein, with translation MKINSLLLVLAICLASVRLSAQKFDGGVATYQSKTSFDMENFGGREMSDQQKKQFAERIKNRLEKVFTLTFTKDESIYEEVAKLETPGTGGSNIRFAGGFSQGGIYKNVAENVYARENDLMGKNFLVKDTLSKLDWKLEKESKMIGQYAAFKATAIRKIDENPWEAMRSRRGGDENKEETSKPTEEVITAWYTPQIPVSQGPDEYWGLPGLILEVTAGRTVILCNKIVINPKEGLDIEVPKKGDKVTRSEYEKIVAEKTKEMAERFGNGRRNGPGGRG, from the coding sequence ATGAAAATTAATTCGCTATTGCTGGTTCTCGCTATTTGTCTTGCCTCTGTGAGATTAAGTGCACAAAAATTTGATGGAGGTGTTGCAACCTACCAGTCAAAAACATCTTTTGATATGGAAAATTTTGGAGGTCGTGAAATGAGCGATCAACAAAAGAAACAATTTGCAGAGCGTATAAAAAATAGGCTTGAAAAAGTGTTTACCCTTACGTTTACAAAAGATGAATCTATCTACGAAGAAGTAGCAAAACTAGAGACTCCTGGAACTGGTGGCAGTAACATACGTTTTGCCGGTGGTTTTTCTCAAGGTGGAATTTATAAGAACGTAGCAGAGAATGTGTATGCTCGTGAAAATGACTTGATGGGAAAAAACTTTCTTGTAAAGGATACTTTGTCAAAATTAGACTGGAAACTAGAAAAGGAAAGTAAAATGATAGGGCAGTATGCAGCTTTTAAAGCTACTGCAATACGAAAAATAGATGAAAACCCCTGGGAAGCGATGCGTTCTAGACGTGGAGGTGATGAGAATAAAGAAGAAACTTCAAAACCTACCGAAGAAGTGATTACAGCCTGGTACACACCTCAAATTCCTGTAAGTCAGGGTCCAGATGAATACTGGGGATTACCCGGCTTAATTCTTGAAGTTACAGCAGGTCGTACTGTAATTCTATGTAATAAAATTGTCATTAACCCTAAAGAAGGTTTAGATATTGAAGTTCCTAAAAAAGGAGATAAAGTTACTCGTAGTGAGTATGAAAAAATTGTTGCTGAAAAAACCAAAGAAATGGCAGAGCGCTTTGGAAATGGGAGACGTAATGGCCCCGGAGGTAGAGGATAG
- a CDS encoding sodium-translocating pyrophosphatase — translation MESNIIYVPIVLAILGLLFMFIKMAWVKKQPAGSEKMQNISKSIKEGALAFLAAEYRLLLLFVVIASALLFGISYIVDTTSWMIVPAFIMGAFFSALAGNIGMRIATDANARTAEAAKTSLPQALKVSFGGGTVMGLGVAGLAVLGLSLIFLFLMGSFLTEGGNFYKEMTVVLETLAGFSLGAESIALFARVGGGIYTKAADVGADLVGKVEAGIPEDDPRNPATIADNVGDNVGDVAGMGADLFGSYVATVLAAMVLGNYLVQDMSQGSQFVDAFNNMGPILLPIVIAGVGILASILGTFLVSIKNNEAKESQVQRALDTGNWVAILLTLVASYFLIDWMLPQSMSMHFFGEGYKDIPSLNVFWSACIGLAVGALISVVTAHYTSLGKGPVMNIVKNSSTGAATNIIAGLAVGMKSTFLSVLLFAAAIYGSYELAGFYGVALAASAMMATTAMQLAIDAFGPIADNAGGVAEMSDLEDHVRERTDILDSVGNTTAAVGKGFAIASAALTALALFAAYVTFTGIDGINIFKADVLAALFVGGMIPVVFSALAMQSVGKAAMEMVQEVRRQFREIPGILEGTGKPEYGKCVEISTKAALREMILPGLITIITPVLMGLIFGAEPLGGYMAGVCVSGVMWAIFQNNAGGAWDNAKKSFEAGVEIDGKMTYKGSDAHKAAVTGDTVGDPFKDTSGPSMNILIKLTCLVGLVIAPILGNHSEDAVANANNIQIEVKVENVGNQLVSAVITETSTENGEVKLTEKRIQGSEAEVEEQLAVYKKKSESKVSKTQ, via the coding sequence ATGGAATCAAACATTATCTACGTGCCAATTGTATTGGCAATTTTAGGACTGCTTTTTATGTTTATTAAAATGGCCTGGGTTAAAAAACAACCTGCAGGTAGTGAGAAAATGCAAAATATCTCTAAAAGTATTAAAGAGGGAGCTCTTGCCTTTCTAGCAGCAGAATATAGACTTTTGCTCCTATTTGTCGTTATTGCCTCAGCATTATTATTCGGTATTTCGTACATCGTAGATACCACTAGTTGGATGATTGTACCTGCATTTATAATGGGAGCATTTTTTTCGGCACTTGCCGGAAACATAGGAATGCGTATCGCTACTGATGCCAATGCGCGTACTGCAGAAGCTGCAAAAACAAGTTTACCACAGGCGTTGAAAGTAAGTTTTGGCGGCGGTACGGTTATGGGGCTTGGTGTTGCAGGATTAGCTGTTTTAGGTTTGAGTTTAATTTTCTTATTCTTAATGGGAAGTTTTCTCACTGAAGGCGGTAATTTTTATAAGGAGATGACAGTGGTTCTTGAAACCTTAGCCGGATTTTCATTAGGAGCAGAATCTATTGCATTATTTGCGCGTGTAGGTGGTGGTATTTATACAAAGGCTGCAGATGTAGGAGCAGATCTTGTGGGTAAGGTTGAAGCCGGTATTCCGGAAGATGATCCGCGTAACCCTGCGACAATTGCAGATAATGTAGGTGATAATGTAGGAGATGTTGCCGGTATGGGAGCAGATCTTTTTGGTAGCTATGTGGCAACTGTGTTGGCGGCTATGGTATTAGGAAATTATCTCGTGCAGGATATGTCTCAGGGATCTCAATTTGTTGACGCTTTTAATAATATGGGACCTATCTTGCTTCCTATTGTAATTGCGGGAGTTGGTATTTTAGCGTCAATATTAGGTACATTCTTGGTAAGTATTAAAAATAATGAAGCTAAAGAATCGCAGGTTCAACGAGCATTAGATACGGGTAATTGGGTTGCAATTCTTTTAACTCTTGTCGCGAGTTATTTTCTCATAGATTGGATGCTACCCCAATCTATGTCTATGCACTTTTTTGGCGAAGGCTATAAAGATATTCCGTCATTAAATGTCTTTTGGTCTGCTTGTATAGGTCTGGCTGTTGGAGCATTAATATCTGTAGTAACAGCACATTATACGAGTTTAGGCAAAGGACCTGTTATGAATATTGTTAAAAATTCTTCAACCGGTGCGGCGACTAATATCATCGCTGGTCTGGCGGTGGGTATGAAATCTACATTTCTTTCGGTATTGCTTTTTGCAGCAGCTATTTATGGCTCTTATGAGTTGGCCGGTTTTTATGGGGTTGCTTTGGCAGCTTCTGCAATGATGGCGACTACTGCAATGCAACTGGCGATAGATGCATTTGGTCCTATAGCAGACAATGCAGGTGGTGTGGCAGAGATGAGTGATCTTGAAGATCACGTGCGCGAGCGTACCGATATTTTAGACTCTGTAGGTAACACTACTGCGGCAGTAGGTAAAGGTTTTGCCATTGCTTCTGCAGCACTTACAGCTCTTGCATTGTTTGCAGCATATGTAACTTTTACAGGTATTGATGGAATAAATATATTTAAAGCAGATGTTCTTGCAGCACTGTTTGTAGGTGGTATGATTCCGGTAGTGTTTTCAGCCTTAGCGATGCAATCTGTAGGTAAAGCAGCGATGGAAATGGTACAGGAAGTACGACGTCAGTTTAGAGAAATACCAGGTATTCTAGAGGGTACAGGAAAGCCAGAATATGGCAAATGCGTCGAGATTTCTACCAAAGCAGCGCTACGCGAAATGATTCTTCCCGGTTTAATTACTATAATTACTCCTGTTTTAATGGGATTAATTTTTGGAGCTGAACCCTTAGGAGGTTATATGGCAGGTGTGTGTGTATCTGGTGTAATGTGGGCTATTTTTCAAAACAATGCGGGTGGTGCCTGGGATAACGCCAAGAAGTCGTTTGAAGCAGGTGTAGAGATAGACGGTAAAATGACTTATAAAGGTAGTGATGCTCATAAAGCAGCAGTTACTGGTGATACTGTAGGAGATCCTTTTAAGGATACATCTGGCCCTTCGATGAATATCTTAATTAAATTAACCTGTCTGGTGGGTCTGGTAATTGCTCCTATTTTAGGTAATCATTCTGAAGATGCAGTAGCAAATGCAAATAACATACAGATAGAAGTTAAGGTTGAAAATGTAGGTAACCAATTAGTAAGCGCTGTTATCACAGAAACCTCAACAGAAAATGGAGAAGTGAAATTAACCGAAAAGCGTATTCAAGGTAGTGAAGCAGAGGTAGAAGAACAACTAGCTGTCTACAAAAAGAAATCCGAATCTAAAGTTTCAAAAACGCAATAG
- a CDS encoding carboxypeptidase-like regulatory domain-containing protein — protein MKYIFGLILFLSLSATAQSVRITGTVKDSIGIPLELANVIATRSDTGDMESYAISNTDGKYQFNLPSGASYTLVSSFLGLAPTTKDITLEKDAPDMTLDFVLLPAANQLDDVEIVYEMPVVVRGDTIVYNTDSFTNGTEQKLGDVLKKLPGVTVSDDGEIQIEGQTVSKVMIEGKDFFDGNSKLAVKNIPADALKKVEVLKNFNEVDQMRGLGNDQDNVAINLKLKEGKKNFWFGEIQGGIGDGGKTRYLGSTKLFYYSPKGSINLIGNTNNTGDVPFTFRDYFNFTGGFRNFNQRGGTSFNIADSGLSFLTTQNNRASELSTNFAAANFSYEASEAWDLSGFALFSDNATDFIQRSLRNYIATQATEVNTESSDQRNQLGMVKFSSIYKPNDKLQLDYDVLAKKSNQSEITDALSVFTDSGTTTSNDIDEQKDNNPFSINQNLNAYYTLDDKNIFAGFIQHLYQNEDPFYNATLQQQPFTQILPLDTINQSNFDINQDKMIKTNKIDSKIDYYYVINDKSNLNLTVGTTLSRQDFNSNIFQILNNGTVNNFVGDSLNNDVTYRFSDVFVGAHYKFKTGIFTVTPGLTLHNYTVASEQLGFETRSSELKLLPDLYAIAQFKQSESLRLNYQMTADYTDVNNFAEGYVFNNYNRMFRGNRDIENAIFHTARLNYFNFNMFNFTNINGGLSYTKRIDAIKSQTAINQINQASSPINSNFVDEVLSANGRFQKTFRKFKANLSGSISYSELNNIVNTLPTQSQNFTQNYQGSVETNFKNAPNFEIGYNRSINNYQTGNTDRIFYTDRPFANVDVKFLKGFTFTADWSYYNYYDKDDTVSNEYAFFEAGLRYQKPESKWEFRLDGTNLLNVDSLNNDSFNETFSTTTEYFVQPRIVMLSVKYNL, from the coding sequence ATGAAATATATTTTCGGCCTAATTTTATTCTTAAGCCTCTCTGCAACTGCACAAAGCGTACGTATTACAGGAACCGTAAAAGACAGTATAGGTATTCCTCTAGAATTAGCAAATGTAATCGCAACCCGCAGCGATACGGGTGATATGGAGTCGTATGCAATTTCTAACACAGACGGGAAGTATCAATTTAATTTACCTTCTGGAGCTAGTTACACTTTAGTATCTAGTTTTTTAGGGCTGGCACCTACCACAAAAGATATCACGCTAGAAAAAGATGCGCCAGATATGACACTTGATTTTGTTTTACTACCTGCAGCAAATCAACTTGATGATGTGGAGATTGTGTATGAAATGCCCGTAGTGGTGCGCGGCGATACCATAGTTTACAATACAGATAGTTTTACAAACGGAACCGAACAAAAACTAGGTGACGTTTTAAAAAAACTACCCGGGGTTACCGTAAGTGACGATGGCGAAATTCAAATAGAAGGCCAAACGGTTTCTAAAGTAATGATTGAAGGAAAAGACTTTTTTGATGGAAACTCAAAGCTAGCCGTAAAAAATATTCCTGCAGATGCATTGAAAAAGGTTGAAGTACTCAAAAATTTTAATGAGGTAGATCAAATGCGAGGTCTGGGAAATGATCAGGATAACGTAGCTATTAATTTAAAATTAAAAGAAGGTAAAAAGAACTTCTGGTTTGGAGAGATACAGGGCGGTATAGGCGATGGAGGTAAAACGCGTTATTTAGGAAGCACCAAACTCTTCTATTACAGTCCTAAAGGAAGTATAAACCTTATAGGGAACACAAATAATACGGGCGATGTGCCATTTACATTTCGCGATTATTTCAACTTTACGGGAGGTTTTAGAAATTTTAATCAACGGGGCGGTACATCTTTTAATATAGCAGACAGCGGGTTGAGCTTTTTGACAACGCAAAATAACCGAGCAAGCGAACTTTCAACAAACTTTGCGGCGGCAAACTTTAGCTATGAGGCTTCTGAGGCCTGGGATTTAAGTGGTTTTGCTTTGTTTAGTGATAACGCTACAGATTTTATTCAGCGATCGCTACGCAATTATATTGCTACGCAGGCTACTGAGGTCAATACAGAATCTAGCGATCAACGTAATCAATTGGGGATGGTAAAATTTAGTTCGATCTATAAACCTAATGATAAACTACAATTAGATTATGATGTGTTAGCTAAAAAATCAAATCAAAGTGAAATAACAGATGCGTTATCTGTTTTTACAGATTCAGGCACTACAACCTCAAATGATATAGATGAGCAAAAAGATAATAACCCGTTTAGCATTAACCAGAATTTAAACGCATATTACACGTTAGACGATAAGAATATCTTTGCCGGTTTTATTCAGCATTTATATCAGAATGAAGATCCTTTTTACAATGCAACGTTACAACAGCAGCCGTTTACACAAATCCTTCCGTTAGATACTATTAATCAATCTAATTTTGATATCAATCAGGATAAGATGATAAAGACGAATAAGATTGACAGTAAGATTGATTATTACTATGTAATTAATGATAAAAGTAACCTAAATCTTACTGTGGGTACGACCTTGAGCCGTCAGGATTTTAACTCAAATATTTTTCAGATTTTAAATAATGGTACTGTTAATAATTTTGTGGGAGATAGTCTTAATAATGATGTGACTTATAGATTTAGTGATGTGTTTGTAGGAGCGCATTATAAGTTTAAAACCGGAATTTTCACAGTTACACCGGGTCTTACCCTTCATAATTACACAGTCGCATCAGAACAACTGGGATTTGAAACCCGTAGTAGTGAACTTAAGTTATTACCAGATCTGTATGCCATCGCGCAATTTAAACAGAGTGAAAGTTTACGTCTTAATTACCAGATGACGGCAGATTATACAGATGTAAATAATTTTGCTGAAGGTTATGTTTTTAATAATTATAACCGAATGTTTAGAGGAAACCGCGACATTGAGAATGCAATTTTTCACACCGCCAGACTGAATTATTTTAACTTCAACATGTTTAATTTTACCAATATAAATGGTGGGTTGAGCTATACAAAACGTATTGATGCCATAAAAAGTCAAACTGCGATAAACCAGATCAATCAAGCTTCATCTCCTATAAATAGTAATTTTGTAGATGAAGTGTTGAGTGCAAACGGACGGTTTCAGAAAACTTTCAGAAAATTTAAAGCAAATTTAAGCGGAAGCATTTCGTATAGCGAATTGAATAATATTGTAAATACGCTACCTACCCAATCTCAAAATTTTACACAAAATTATCAAGGGAGTGTAGAAACTAATTTTAAGAATGCCCCAAATTTTGAAATAGGTTATAACCGAAGTATTAACAATTACCAGACAGGAAATACAGACCGTATATTTTATACAGATAGGCCTTTTGCTAATGTAGATGTAAAATTCTTAAAAGGATTTACGTTTACAGCAGACTGGAGTTATTATAACTATTATGATAAAGATGATACGGTAAGTAACGAGTATGCTTTTTTTGAAGCTGGCTTACGTTATCAAAAACCAGAAAGTAAATGGGAATTTCGTCTAGATGGTACAAACCTGTTAAATGTAGACTCTTTAAATAATGATAGTTTTAATGAAACATTTAGTACCACAACCGAATACTTTGTGCAACCGCGTATCGTTATGCTCTCTGTTAAATACAATTTATAA